The stretch of DNA GTGGTGTTTTATGTAGCGAAAATGTATCCTAGTGTTTTTTGCAAACCTAGCCCTCAAAGTGGTGGTTTTATGCAATTTACTCCAGACACCCATAAACCTTTGTAATCGCCTACTTAACACATGGTGTTTTGATGTGATAAATTATTTAATGATGATTTGTTGCACTTCTATTATGTTTGAGTAGATATTTTTTGTCCTATGGTGATGGATGATTTGTTATGATTGACATGATTGTATGTTATGATATGTTACTGTCCTCCGGTGCCCATTATACGAGCGTGCACATATGTGGATCACACTTTAGGGTTTAGTAGTATGTTGATATAACTATGCACAAGGCAGTCAGAGTGACAGATATTACCTAATCTGGGTATAGGAGTTCATGCATATGGGGTAAAGATGACCCATGAATCTTAATGTTATGGATGGGTTTTAGCTTAACAAATTCTTAGAAGTTGGGGGGCGTGCTAAGGGTTCCAATCATAAAAACATGTTTGTCAATAGATTTTGAGTGCATGTTATCTTAGGCATCTCTCACATATAAAACCATAAAACAAGATTATCGATTTATTATCTTAGCTACCGTCATGTCGTCCGTGCACCGTTAGCTCATCTGTGCCAGGAAACACCCAGACGCGCTCATGATGGTTGGATATGTCGCCATTGCGCTCAGGGGTGGGAAGACCAATTGTCCCAACCGTCGATGCGTAGCGAGCACGCGATGGCCAGTGGACATGAGCAACTATATGTGCCCATCTGTCCTGTTTCGCCTTTTCTCCCTTTTCTTCACTTCCATAGTTGAGGAATGTGCATCCTCTGCATGTTTTATCTGTCATCTGCAAGTCGTATATGTGCGCCAATGTGGCATCCGAATCTAACTTGCTATACATAGTTCTAGGCTGAGGCATACCATTAGTCAAACCCTGAAGACCTTGGTATGGTTCTTTGTGCATAGGAGTTCAAAAAAAAGGTCAAAGTGGGCCGTAAAGTCATTTTTTCATTTGAACTTGGGATCAAAGATAAAATTTTCTTCCTTGCTCCATTCCTTTTAAGGGATGGATGAATTGTGGAATGTGCGGCTCAAGTAGCCATCGAGAGGGACATTCAGAAGTTGCTTATTGAGATAGATTGCAAGGAATAATGGGTATGCTCGATGACTCGAGGAGGAATCTGTCGGCCACTGGACCTGTGGTAGAAGATGTGAAGACCTTACTTTGGTAAGGCAAGAATTTTAGATTAGATGGGTATGGTGTTTTGGAAATGAAGCGTCACATCGGTTAGCCTAATATGGATGTTAGTGAAGAGTTATTATTTAAAGTCTGATTTCGAGTCCCCCGATTCTATTTTAAGCATTGTATCATCGGAAAAATCATTTTTTATTATGAATAAATGAATGAACGGTCTTTTGAATCTAGAATTATGGTATAGTAGAAAATTCTCGTAATAATTCTGTAACCTCTCTTCACTTCTCCTTTGAGAAAAACTTTATAAAACTGACGAACTCTCAACACTCCTCTAGTCCTACTAGGGCAAGAACAGAAGTTCTCTCATGCACACTCACCACGGGCCCTAAAAACTTCCCCTTTAGGAAAAACCTTATAAAACCAACGAAGTCTCAACATTTctctagtcctattaggacaagaaCAGAAATCCTTTCATGCGCCGTCACCACGGGCCCTAGAAAGCAGCCAGGCAAAGAAAAGGAGGAAACAAAGAAAAATTAGAATAGAAAAAAAGGGTTTTCGGGGAATCTCGGCTCCCCCAGCGGCAGGCAGCGCCCGCCTCCCCTCCTAGCGTCCGGCGCCGACCTCCTGGACCTCTCCTCCGCCATGATGGACCTGGATCCCCGCCTCTACGAGGACGCCGTACGCCCACTCTCCACGCTCCTCATTCTTTCCCCCTCCCCCCACCACTCGTATAACTTCCTTGGTTCTAGTGTTGGCTATTGTTCGTTCGCGAATCCGTTTGGTATCGGAGATAGGGCGGCGAGGTAGGTGGGGGGCTCTTGTGATTTCCCCCCGTCCGCGCGGAATTCCTTCCGAGTACTCATTGCTCCGTGTTCGGCTAATGGATTCGTTTGCGTAGATTTCCGTGTACTGGACTGCCTGGACTGGATGATCTGCTCGTGCTAGGGTTTTTTTAGTGAGAGAAGGTCCAAACTTTGGGGATGGGGTTGTTGTGGTAGGAAAGAAGAGGGATCGATTCTTTGTCGATAATAAGGTGGCTTGTAGTGCAGAAGATTGGGACTAAGTCAATTGCGTGGGTTTCTAGTGAAGAAGAGATTGGAACTTTGTCGATAAGGCACCCTGCGGTCCAGTGGAATCAAAGAGACGCTCTTCTTGGCGGTAAGCGGCATAGGGAGCTTTCTGAGTGTTTGGCGGGTCGCTCTATCGGGGTGATTCCGCAGCGAGCCAGTTTAGCGTTCAACAACACGAGTACAGGTTGCAGAGTATTGAACCACTTGTACTTGCTTCTTAATCTGGTATTCTGTCAATGGAGACTTTAGAGTGCTCTACTAAGTAGTATTGCCCTTATGGTAAACACGGAAGTAGTAGTAGTGACTTTAAAACTATACACGGAAGTAGTAGTATACCTGATGTTTTACTAGAATCCATGAATTTACGTGCCATTAATTCTGTCGAAACCCCAATGCTATATTTATTACCTGAATCTTATCAGTGGCCTGAAATTAAACATCTATACGTGCAAGTGCAACCCAACCATTGCTGTCCTGTGCTTGCTATTGGTTGCCGGCCACCAGTCTACCGCAATGTAGCATTTGCTGGCGGATCACATCACCTCATTACCACTTCCCTTCTTTTTGCCACTAGATGCCCGATCCATATAGATGCGTTTGCTGCTTAGATACCCATGCATATTCATTTTGTATTCATGCATTTTCGAACTCTGACAATGCTTTAATTTCCAAGCGGGCACCCTCCCTGAAACTACAACTCAACTAGATGCCTGCATCTCAATAGGGAATCGTTCTGTGAAAGAATCTCCCCTGAGTCCTTACCCTTTGTTGAACATATTCAGTTTTCATTTGTAATTTCAAACTATTAAAGCACGTCAGCGATAAAAATATTTGTTTTCAATCAGAACATATTCAGTTGTCAGTTGTAATTTCACAAATGCTTTTATGCTATTAATATACAAAAAAAAGGAATTTGGACACTACTAGGTAAGAGAGCACTGTTATCTCACTGTGCCCATGGATAATAAATGCAGCTATGCTTGCTGAAATGAGTATAAAGTTGTCTTGACGTTGCCAAATTCACTTAAGGAAATAACCTATTACCGTTGTTGAGGCAGATGACTAGAGTTATTCTCCCTAAATTTTGATATTATTATACTTTCATCTTACTTTTGGTAATAGCCTGCTATTGACATTGAAATTTGTTTTAACCGCAGTCTGTCAGCGATAACGATGTTCGCAACATAGTGCTATCTTATCTTATGCACAATTGTTTTAAGGAGACCGCAGAGACCTTCCTATCCAGCACTGGGCTAAAGTTACCTGTTGATTATACTGTAGATGTGGATAAACGTAAAGGTATATATCTGCAGGTCAATACTTAATCTTTTATTGGTATTGTTTAGGGATGTGTAATTGtgtattactccctccgtaaagaaatataagagcgtctAGATCACTActatcactaaagtagtgatctaaatgctcttatatttctttacggagggagtacttgttaAATTGCATACAAGGAACCTATCTATATTTCTGCAAATTTCTTGCAGTTCTGGTGTACATTAACTTTTCCATTTTTGTATTCTTATATTCGTTCAAACCTGTCCATTACAATGTCAATGTTAATTAAAGATGATGAAGGAAGTCCATTTTCCTCTTATAAGAAAACGATGTGTATCAGTAGTACTAATTACTAATTCTGTTAACTGAAATACTCCTACTGAATCAACTGGTCAATTCAAGCATGGAACTGCACTTCATTTGGCGGATGGGATATCAACATGTAGCCAATTCAGACATGATTGTTGTTCACTGTCATTTGTACTTTGTTACTAGTGGCTGGATGTGATTCCTGTTGACACTTGACACCATTAGAAATACAAGTTCTATCATGCACTTTAACCTATTGATTTGATTTACCATGTCACATTAGGCTGCTTAGTCATACCTAAGTAAACCTGAGGCCTGAGGGTAATTCCTTTATGTTTTACATTTTTTTTTCAGGATACTTTCATTATAGTTTCTTTTTAATGCTAGCTTTCGTTTGCTCCCTTTGTTCTTCTGTAGTGCCTTTGAAATAATCGTGGTTGAACTAGATCTTAAATGTATCTGAGCTTACATATCATGAATTCCTGACAATATGGAGTATGTTAGTTTTACAAAATGACCATTTCCATCCCCATTTGTCTACATGCATGGGCTATTTGCATCTCATATTCTAATGCTGTGTTGGGATTTTGTTTCAGCGATCTTAAATTTTGTGGTGGAAGGGGATGCCGTGAAGGCCATAGAACTGACAGAAGAGTTGGCGCCCAACTTGCTAGAGAATGACATGGATTTACATTTTGATCTTATAAGTCTTCACTTCATTGAGCTAATTCGTTCCAGAAAATGGTAACTGGCCAAATTTATTTTGGAGGTTGGAAATTGGGTTATATGGTTTTATTAATCTGGCTATTTTTGACTGGCAGCACAGAAGCACTTGAGTTTGGCCAGAAAAAGTTGACACCCTTTGGTAAAGTTTCCAAGTATGTTGAGAAATTAGAGGTATAACTTTTTATAACCCTAGACATATTAGACAACTTCAAATCTCGttttcatatactagtaggaATTTGGTTGTCTGTGATACATGAGATATTATGCATTCGTATGGAAGGATATATCAAAACAGTACAGATGCCAGACCACCTGAAATTTCTCCTGTGTTTTAGTCATCTGGATTCTGATTGATATCACCATCTTTGTTGAATTTGCCAGACTACGATGTGGTTTCATTATGTTTAATGATTACAACAGATCCAATTTCAGCATGATATTTGCATTGAATTAGTTTTAGCTTGTCACATACTATCAGTACAACATGATCTTTTGTGTTGCCCAAGTTCGGAGAAGTAGCCCATTATCATCACCGATACCGGGTGCTGCTAGATTTACTGAATGCAACATGAGTTGCATATGGTTGAAGTACAGAAGCGCCATTCAACCAGTTATATGTAACTTCTTTAGCATGTCACATATGGGGATGCTGTGATTTTGTTGTGCGTGAGTAACTGTGGGGATCCTTATGTTGTTGTTGCAGGACTTTATGGCCCTCCTAGCTTATGAAGAGCCTGAGAAGTCACCTATGTTTCATCTACTAGCCCCAGAGTATAGGCAGAATGTTGCAGATAGCTTGAATCGGGCTATTCTCGGTACGCTCTAAGATACTCTCTTTAGCTTCTGGTACTGTAACCTCCATATACGATCGTATTTTGATGTTTGTCTGGCGATCAATGGCAGCACATGCTAATCTACCTGCATATTCATCATTGGAGAGAGTTATACAGCAGTCGACCGTGGTTAGACAATATCTACAGCAGGAAGTTGACAAGGTATTATATATAGCAGCACTAATCCTGTCTTTATTTTTCTCATTATCAGTCATGATTCTGTATGGGTTTACTACAGCCTGTTCTCTTTTTCTATCCCATACGTAGTTTTCACAAATATTACCTTTTTATACTTACAAAAGGAAACACTTCTTTCTGGAAGTTGCTAATCGATTTCAATTGAGATTTCACTATTGGTGTTGTCAGCATCATGATGCATACATGACATTTGAACTCTTGGAGCAGGATTCTTACCCACCGTTTTGTTTGAAGGCCTTTCTGGACAAGTAAGGCGCAACCATGGTCAGAAAGGAAAGGGCTATTATCATCCCTAGACTCATGTGCCCTTCTCAGAGTGCGGAAACAACACCGAGAGTTTTTCACATTTTCCGTTAAAAGAACAGCGAGATGCACATATCTGCAGCGACCTGACATTGTTGGCAGTGTTGTACTTTGATAGAGTGGTGTTGTATGTGTTTTTTTTTTCTGTCGGGTCGTCGGTATTCTGCTTCCCCTTAGTCGTCGTTAAACATGTACATATGGAAGCGCCGAGTCATTCTGTATTATTCGTTCAGATTGCTTTAGTGTGAGCCAGTTTGCTGCCCACTGGATGTCTCTACTGTCCATTCCTTCAGCATTCTTCTAGCGCGCCGAGAAAAAGAAAGGCGGTAGTACCCCAAAACAAAAGAGACGGAATTTCAATTTGAGAATCCAAAATTTATGCGAAGGCCAGATCACGTTAGCGGTTAGTAAAAGCGCTTCCAAGGGATGCTAGGAAATACTTTCTTTAAAAAACTTTGCATGGATTGTTTCAACTCAACTTCCTGAAGTTTAACAAAGTTTATCCAAAAAATGTAAACATTCACAATAACAAATCTGTACCGTTAGATACATAatggaatatattttcatattatatttaatAATAAATTTGATCAAACCCTATAAATTCGACTTGGGgcaaacggagggagtaaaacCCCAGCCATTTTTATAGCTACAAGCTGCATCAGCAACTACACCATATTCAAAGTAGTATTAACACTTTCCACTGGACGTCTTTATTCTCTCCGTTCAGCACGCGGCCCCGGCGGAGCACCTCAGAGCACCGGCGTCCTTGGTCAGCGATCTCACCTCGTCGGCGCTCGCCGCCGGGAACGTCTGATGCCTGTTGTAATTCGGGCGCACCCTGCTGCCGGTCTGCTTGAAGACGGCGCCGTTCTCAAACGAGTCCCCACTGGAGTGCCAATGCCAGTCCTTCCCAGCGGCATGTCCGACCGGCATCCTTCTCGTCACCTGCAGAAAATATACCAAGATCACATGGCGAGCTCTGGCAATTCAAACGCCACAGTTCTCAAAATCGTCGTTAAAAAAATCAGGTACCAACATTGGCACTGTTCGCCGTGGAGGCGATGAACAGATTGCCCTGGCTCTTGACAGTGGGCCCCATGCTCCCTCCAATGGCGTACTCCCTCCACCCGTCGTAGAAGTTGTTGACGACGTGGGCGTAGCCGTGCCTGATCCTCGGCATGCGCTGGTTCACGTTGGGGCCGAAGCGGTTGAACGCCACGGTGACCCGCATCCGGCGGTCGGCGACGTGCTGGTCGTCGTGGCCCAGCAGCATCACCTTGTCGTGGTCGTGGAACCAGTTGTTGGAGACGGTCACGTCCGTGGACCCGAGCGTCACGTCCAGGAGGCCGTCCTCGCAGCGCGCCAGCGTGTTGTGGTCGATCCACACCTTGGAGCTGGACAGCAGCCGGATGGCGTCGCCGTCGCCGGCGTCCATGGTCTGCACGGCGCCGCCGGGCCGGACGACACGCCCGGGGGCCTGCGCGCGGACGCCGTGCACGTGGAGCCCGTGGATGACCACGTTGCTCACCTCGTAGAGCACGATGCCGGCGCCCCCCGCGACGTGCACATCGGCGCCCCGCCCGTCGATCGCCGTGAAGCTCTTGACGAAGAGCGGCTGCGCCAGCCTGATGTGCATGGTGCCCGGCCGGAAGGTGATCCAGACCTTCCCCGGCAGCACCGTCGCGCCGTACCGCAGCGTGCCGGGCTTGGGCTGCACGGGGTCGTCGCCCGGGTCGGTGACTGTGTACACGGTCACTCCGTGGCCGCGGTTCTGCCGCATCTTCCCGGCGAAGCCGACGGAGCACATGGCGAGCCGCTGCCGGTCAGTGGCCCAGTTAGGCTGGCCGCGCCAGCACCGGTCGATGACGTTCTCGTGCCGGTGGTTCGCGGTGGCGGCTCGGAGGAGAAGGAAGAGGAGGGTGACGGACATGAGTAATTCTTTGAGTGCCATGCTTAGACGTGTTTGTCTATTGACACTAATGAGCTTCTTTCAAACCATTTTAAAGGAAGGTGGCGGTTTTTGGGAGCAACAAACGAACGTTTTGTTGAGTCTTGTTAATGTGGTCAATTAATAGATTGCAAATGTTTCATTTGTTTGCTTTTAAGCCAAAAGGAACTGCTATTGTTTAATGGAACCGATATCCAGTGCTTCAACGGATGGAAGCCGTTGATAAATCCATGAATCTCGGTGAGATCATAGTGAAGTGCGCCCGCATGTGTGGAATATGAGTTCTGAGAACAAAACACCATCGATACTCCATATCGATATGGCCACCAAGTTGTCCGAGCCAGTAGCGTTGTCGGACGGCCGACACGTAGCGACGAGGTTTTTCTTCTCTGGAAAAGGGGAAGGCCTCCGCCTCTGCGTCATTCTGATGCACACAACAGGTGAAAGAAAGCGGCGCAACAAAAGCGAAACATTCTCTGAAGAATCGAAATAAAGAGGGGGCAGCAGGAGTGGCGGCCACTTTAGTTTCCCACCGTGAATTCGAGGAATCACAGCTGGTGTCAATCGAAGAGATCGTTCCCCTTTCGTCTCCTCGTGATCAGAATAATATTGGTAACCGGCGATCGCAATGGTCAGCGAATCCAGTTCTGCCCGCCCTCTTCTAGCTCGATCCCGGGCCGGGCGTCTTGAGCCGTTAGCAGCGCCGTGTCTGGGTGTCCTCTCCTCACTCGTGAACGGCGCTGTCTCTGAGCATCGTGGTGTACTCCATTTGACATCCTCTGCATCAGTCTTCTGTATTATAAATAGGTAGATACGCCTCTGCTTCCTGTCAGACTACCAAGCTGATCGCCAGCAGCACTGCAGCAGGCGCTCCCCTGTTCCGGCGTCGCCGTCTAAAGCTCTCTATCTTCAAGGCGCTTCTGGGCTTTCTTTGGACAGCGGAACATGGTAAGCTTGTATGTTTCTGCATGTTTGCCTCCCTATTTTGTCTGCCAAGAGGAGTTGCACTTGTGTTTGGTTGGAAAGACAAAACTGCCAAGTAGTAGTCAGTAGCATGCTTGTGTTCTTCAGGGATGTCGATTCAGAATACCGCGCGTAGCATTAATCTTGCACTTGTTCATGACCGAAATTGGCATGTTAACTAGGTAGCATTCCATCGCGTCATCAAGATTTGAACAGTTTCCTTGGTTCTAGTTCATGACATCAAATTCACTTCATGAGTAGGAGTATGAACTAGTATCTGCAAGATTTTTTTTTCTGAACATCATAAATTTCTAGGTAGAATAGAACTGTTTGAGAATTATTTTGTGTGTTTTGGACAATAGAACTCTTTCAGAATTGTTTTGTGTGTTTTGGACAAGCTCGTTCTTACTTTTGGTGTTCCACAGAGCCTTGCAAGCTTAAGCGGGAATGACCCAAATCCTTCCAGCGCTCCGTCGGCGCTCCGAAGCATAACGAGGTCCGTCGACAGAAACGGCCATAGGTACGCGGATGGCAATGCTGGATATGAAATGGTTCTTGCAAAGGATCAGAATCCTAATCCATCACGCATTGCAACCCTCTCAAACAAGGTAATCCATCCAGGCAAACGGCCATTGCGATCTCCAGTACTGTATAAGTGATATCTGCAGTCAAGTTACTTAACATCCATTTCTTGAATATCTTTGCTCCACAGATGGTGTCATTTCCTAGCTTCATCTCGGACAACGGGACCATGACCATAAGCACTCCGGTGAGGTTCGGCCCGTGGGGCGGCACCGGCGGCACCATATTCGACGACGGCATATTCACCGGCGTCCGGCAGATCAACATAACGAGGGGGCTGGGGATATCCTCCATGAAGGTCCTCTACGACCGCAACGGGCAGGCCATCTGGGGCGACAAGCGCGGCTCCAGCGGGGCCGCGAGGCCGGAGAAGGTAACACCATTTCAGATTTCAGAGCTTCAGTTTCAGAGCATGGATGAGTTTCAGACTTTTGTGAAACGGGAATTTCGTTTGGGCAGATCATATTCGACTTCCCGACGGAGATCCTGACGCACGTCACCGGGTACTTCGGGCCGACGATGATCATGGGCCCGACGGCGATCAAGTCCATCACCTTCCACACGACCAAGAAGAGCCACGGGCCGTTCGGGGACGAGACCGGCACCTTCTTCTCCAGCTGCCTGACGGAAGGGAGGATCGTGGGGTTCCACGGCAGGGGCGCGTGGTACGTGGACAGCATCGGGGTTCACGTCCTGGAAGGCAAGGTGCTGTCGGAGAAATCCGCCGGCACGACCCCGTTGGGCGACATGCTTGCACTGCCGATGAGGGAGATCGGGGACGAGGTAAAGTCACATCAATTTCTCGACTGAACAATAATGGTACCGAGGCAAGAATGTGTCTGAGATTGTGGAGGGTTCATGTTGCAGGTTACGTACGGCGTGGTGAAAGAACCGATACCGATAGGGCCCGGGCcgtggggaggggaggggggcaaGCCGTGGGACGACGGCGTCTACACGGGCATCAAGCAGATCTACGTAACCAGAGACGActtcatcgggtccatacagatcGAGTATGACCGGAGCGGGCAGTCCGTCTGGTCTACCAGGCACGGCAACGGCGGCCAGATCACACACAGGGTGAGCAGAGCACAGCAGACCGGAGCCATCTCTTTTGCAGATTACGCTTTGCTAATCATCATTCATTTGACCGAATGCATGTGCAGATCAAGCTGGACTATCCACACGAGGTGCTGAACTGCATATACGGCTACTACAACACCTGCGTGGGGGAAGGGCCCAGGGTGCTGAGGTCCATCACCGTCGTGAGCAGCCGGGGCAAGTACGGGCCGTTCGGCGACGAGGTCGGGACCTACTTCACCTCCGCCACGACGACGGGGAAGGTGGTCGGCTTCCACGGCCGGAGCGCCATGTACCTGGACGCCATCGGGGTGCACATGCAGCACTGGCTGGGGGACAGGaacaccgccaccgccgccaaacCTAAGGCCAGCTCCGTTCCCAAGATCGCCGGCCCCAACCCCAAGACCGGCTCGGATAACCCCAGGGCTGGCTCTACCACCAAGTACTACGTCTCCAAGTATCTCTTTTGATTTCGCTTCGCCTACCATTTCAGTTTGCAGGAGAGTGCTTTTGCGGGGTTTTTTCTACCGGGTAATCGTGGCGTGAATGTGTGGTCTTTGTTACTGTAGTATCTTGTATCGAAGGCAGAGCTATACATCCGGTTGGGGTGTGTTACGGCAACCGGGGATCAGAGTATCAGAATTCAGAGGACTAGTTAAAAGGAACATCTCATACTGTTTCAAACGAGCATCAAGATCAGATGACATGATCATGACATATGTAACCCGCAAACCTTCTCTTGCACTCCTGAGGGATAAGTAGTGCAGTGACATGATCTTCCATCCTTTGTCACATAGTACATTTCAAACAATTGCAAAGTACTCTCttcgtaaagaaatataagagcgtttataTCACTACTCTAGTGATCTGAACGCTTTTATATTTTTATAAAAGAATCATAAACTCCATGACACTAACATCCCAAGTTGGCATTTAAGAAGAAATGAGAGCCACGGCCCATCAAGCTTCGAACCCAGACGGGCGACGCGTGGACACACACTCTTAGCCACTCGAGCTTTGCTCTGTTCTCATGGCATTTCAACAATCATTTGAATGATTCAAATGCATCATATGCAACATTTCGATTACAAATACACATATAGTTCATTGAATCGAACAATTTAAATTAAAACATGCATATACTTCATCAAGCCACCAAATTGATCAAGTTTACACACACCATAACATGtcttattttctgaccttcacaaatgatttaagcagatatgggtatatctacttaatgaaatataagtctaaaacatttaaaaagttcaaacaatttcagagtgaagtggagaataatcgtaacaagaaaataaagtttctacgatccgaccgtggaggcgaatatttgagttacgagtttggccttcatttaaaacaatgtgaaatcaTTTCACAACTCAcgtcacctggaacaccacagcgtaatggtgtgtccaaacatcgtaattgtactttattagatatggtgtgatctatgatgtctcttaccgatttaccactatcgttttggggcaccatctaagtccgttgagacgacactgtatgaactatggtttggcaaggaacttaagctgtcgtttcttaaagtttggggttgcgacacttatgtcaaaaggcttcagcctgataagttcgaacccaaatcggagaagtgcgtcttcataggataccctaaggaaacaattggatacaccttctaccacagatccgaaggcaagatctttgttgccaagaatggaacatttctagagaaggagtttctctcaaaagaagtgagtgggaggaaaatagaagtcgatgaggtaattgtaccttctctcaatttggaaagtagAGAAATCCGCTCCCGTGATgtctacaccaactagagaggaagctaatgatgatgatcatgaaacttttgatcaagttactactggacctcgtaggttaaacagagcacgttccgcaccagagtggtacggtaatcctgtcctaaaagtcatgttactagaccatgacgaacctacaaactatgaagaagctatgatgagcccagattccgataaatggcttgaggccatgaaatcggagataggatccatgtatgagaacaaagtgtggactttggtggacttgcccgatgctCGGcaggatcttcaagaagaagacaaatgctgatggtaatgtcactatctacaaagctcgacttgtcgcgaaaagttttcgacaagttcaaggggttgactacgatgagaccttctcatccatagcgatgcttaagtcagtctgaatcatgttagcaattgccgcattttataattatgaaatttg from Triticum urartu cultivar G1812 chromosome 3, Tu2.1, whole genome shotgun sequence encodes:
- the LOC125544955 gene encoding pectate lyase 1-like, which translates into the protein MALKELLMSVTLLFLLLRAATANHRHENVIDRCWRGQPNWATDRQRLAMCSVGFAGKMRQNRGHGVTVYTVTDPGDDPVQPKPGTLRYGATVLPGKVWITFRPGTMHIRLAQPLFVKSFTAIDGRGADVHVAGGAGIVLYEVSNVVIHGLHVHGVRAQAPGRVVRPGGAVQTMDAGDGDAIRLLSSSKVWIDHNTLARCEDGLLDVTLGSTDVTVSNNWFHDHDKVMLLGHDDQHVADRRMRVTVAFNRFGPNVNQRMPRIRHGYAHVVNNFYDGWREYAIGGSMGPTVKSQGNLFIASTANSANVTRRMPVGHAAGKDWHWHSSGDSFENGAVFKQTGSRVRPNYNRHQTFPAASADEVRSLTKDAGALRCSAGAAC
- the LOC125544956 gene encoding glucose-induced degradation protein 8 homolog isoform X1; protein product: MMDLDPRLYEDASVSDNDVRNIVLSYLMHNCFKETAETFLSSTGLKLPVDYTVDVDKRKAILNFVVEGDAVKAIELTEELAPNLLENDMDLHFDLISLHFIELIRSRKCTEALEFGQKKLTPFGKVSKYVEKLEDFMALLAYEEPEKSPMFHLLAPEYRQNVADSLNRAILAHANLPAYSSLERVIQQSTVVRQYLQQEVDKDSYPPFCLKAFLDK
- the LOC125544953 gene encoding jacalin-related lectin 3-like isoform X2 — translated: MVLAKDQNPNPSRIATLSNKMVSFPSFISDNGTMTISTPVRFGPWGGTGGTIFDDGIFTGVRQINITRGLGISSMKVLYDRNGQAIWGDKRGSSGAARPEKIIFDFPTEILTHVTGYFGPTMIMGPTAIKSITFHTTKKSHGPFGDETGTFFSSCLTEGRIVGFHGRGAWYVDSIGVHVLEGKVLSEKSAGTTPLGDMLALPMREIGDEVTYGVVKEPIPIGPGPWGGEGGKPWDDGVYTGIKQIYVTRDDFIGSIQIEYDRSGQSVWSTRHGNGGQITHRIKLDYPHEVLNCIYGYYNTCVGEGPRVLRSITVVSSRGKYGPFGDEVGTYFTSATTTGKVVGFHGRSAMYLDAIGVHMQHWLGDRNTATAAKPKASSVPKIAGPNPKTGSDNPRAGSTTKYYVSKYLF
- the LOC125544953 gene encoding jacalin-related lectin 3-like isoform X1, encoding MSLASLSGNDPNPSSAPSALRSITRSVDRNGHRYADGNAGYEMVLAKDQNPNPSRIATLSNKMVSFPSFISDNGTMTISTPVRFGPWGGTGGTIFDDGIFTGVRQINITRGLGISSMKVLYDRNGQAIWGDKRGSSGAARPEKIIFDFPTEILTHVTGYFGPTMIMGPTAIKSITFHTTKKSHGPFGDETGTFFSSCLTEGRIVGFHGRGAWYVDSIGVHVLEGKVLSEKSAGTTPLGDMLALPMREIGDEVTYGVVKEPIPIGPGPWGGEGGKPWDDGVYTGIKQIYVTRDDFIGSIQIEYDRSGQSVWSTRHGNGGQITHRIKLDYPHEVLNCIYGYYNTCVGEGPRVLRSITVVSSRGKYGPFGDEVGTYFTSATTTGKVVGFHGRSAMYLDAIGVHMQHWLGDRNTATAAKPKASSVPKIAGPNPKTGSDNPRAGSTTKYYVSKYLF
- the LOC125544956 gene encoding glucose-induced degradation protein 8 homolog isoform X2 → MMDLDPRLYEDASVSDNDVRNIVLSYLMHNCFKETAETFLSSTGLKLPVDYTVDVDKRKAILNFVVEGDAVKAIELTEELAPNLLENDMDLHFDLISLHFIELIRSRKCTEALEFGQKKLTPFGKVSKYVEKLEDFMALLAYEEPEKSPMFHLLAPEYRQNVADSLNRAILAHANLPAYSSLERVIQQSTVVRQYLQQEVDKAFLDK